A genomic stretch from Sulfobacillus thermosulfidooxidans includes:
- a CDS encoding SIS domain-containing protein: MMTDQELDAIVDRYFNESERIAQAFFDKESERLAHACYQMARRFHHQGRIWTFGDGFWTTDAQHVAVEFVHPAIVGNKALPGISLSNNNALLTSPDSDMKYAYGLKRLAKSQDIALGFSTDGQTRSILQGLAQAKAMGMLTLGLSGAPGFKESSADFIFTVNSPDPLLIQETHELVCHVFYELVHVFLDQEVLL; this comes from the coding sequence ATGATGACCGACCAGGAATTAGACGCGATAGTGGATCGGTACTTTAACGAGTCCGAGAGGATTGCTCAAGCCTTTTTTGACAAGGAATCGGAGCGCCTTGCCCATGCTTGTTATCAAATGGCCCGACGATTTCATCATCAGGGAAGGATTTGGACATTTGGTGACGGCTTTTGGACCACTGATGCTCAACATGTCGCGGTGGAATTTGTGCATCCGGCGATTGTGGGAAATAAGGCGTTGCCGGGCATTTCCCTGAGCAATAACAATGCCTTACTCACCAGTCCGGATTCGGATATGAAATACGCGTATGGGCTAAAACGCTTGGCAAAATCCCAGGATATCGCGCTGGGTTTTTCCACAGATGGGCAAACTCGATCGATTTTGCAAGGACTTGCCCAAGCTAAAGCGATGGGGATGTTGACGTTGGGGTTATCGGGTGCACCGGGATTTAAGGAGTCGTCGGCCGACTTTATTTTCACGGTTAATAGCCCTGATCCGTTATTAATTCAAGAGACCCATGAACTCGTATGCCACGTGTTTTACGAACTGGTGCATGTGTTTTTGGATCAGGAGGTGCTGTTATGA
- the hypD gene encoding hydrogenase formation protein HypD, with protein MQFIDEYRDEELSKKTANEIARLAKGRDIKIMEVCGGHTHTIFKHGIEDLLPPNVDLVHGPGCPVCVLPMGRVDDAMAIASQPDVIFTTFGDMMRVPGSHGSLLDIKADGADVRFVYSPLDALKIAKQHPDKEVVFFAVGMETTAPSTAATLLRAKAEGIKNFSVFCNHVLIIPALKSLLDSPDLRLDGFLGPGHVSMVVGMRPYEFVARDYHKPVVIAGFEPLDIIQSIYMVVKQIAEDRAEVENQYTRVVRPEGNVMAQKAMAETMELRPFFEWRGLGFINYSAFRLRDAFRDWDAEIKFHVPGVRVADPKACQCGEVLKGVIKPWQCKVFGTACTPETPIGTCMVSPEGACAAYYNYGRFSMAQERKNLSW; from the coding sequence ATGCAATTTATTGATGAATACCGAGACGAAGAATTATCCAAGAAAACTGCGAATGAAATTGCGCGATTGGCCAAAGGGCGCGACATCAAAATCATGGAAGTCTGCGGGGGGCATACGCATACGATTTTTAAGCATGGCATTGAAGATTTATTGCCGCCAAACGTCGATTTAGTGCATGGGCCAGGATGCCCAGTTTGTGTTCTGCCTATGGGCCGAGTCGATGATGCCATGGCCATTGCCAGCCAGCCCGATGTCATATTTACCACCTTTGGCGACATGATGCGGGTGCCGGGTTCTCATGGCAGCCTTTTGGATATCAAGGCTGATGGTGCCGATGTCCGCTTTGTGTACTCGCCCTTAGATGCGCTTAAGATTGCCAAACAACATCCGGACAAAGAGGTTGTTTTCTTTGCCGTGGGTATGGAAACCACCGCGCCGTCCACTGCGGCCACATTGTTACGCGCCAAAGCTGAAGGCATTAAGAACTTTTCGGTGTTTTGCAACCACGTTTTGATTATCCCGGCGTTGAAATCACTACTGGATTCTCCCGATCTTCGGCTTGATGGATTTTTAGGCCCGGGACATGTCAGCATGGTGGTGGGTATGCGTCCTTATGAATTTGTGGCACGTGATTATCACAAGCCCGTAGTCATTGCCGGATTTGAACCCCTCGATATTATCCAGTCAATTTATATGGTGGTGAAACAGATTGCCGAAGACCGGGCCGAGGTAGAAAACCAGTATACACGCGTGGTGCGTCCGGAAGGCAATGTCATGGCCCAAAAAGCGATGGCCGAAACCATGGAACTGCGGCCGTTTTTTGAATGGCGAGGGCTTGGGTTCATTAATTACAGTGCATTTCGCTTGCGGGATGCATTTCGGGACTGGGACGCGGAAATCAAGTTTCATGTTCCTGGTGTCCGCGTTGCGGATCCCAAGGCGTGCCAATGCGGTGAGGTCCTCAAAGGAGTCATCAAACCGTGGCAGTGTAAAGTGTTCGGCACGGCGTGTACGCCTGAGACACCCATTGGCACATGCATGGTCTCTCCCGAAGGGGCTTGTGCCGCGTATTACAACTATGGCCGATTTTCCATGGCCCAAGAACGCAAAAATTTATCGTGGTGA
- a CDS encoding D-sedoheptulose-7-phosphate isomerase, protein MSQSQSGSEFDQLFYPGLFASPKTSVNVADVLQQVTMSTRQKCQETIALRREIHQNAHHQLVTAAKAMAERFAQGAMLLAMGNGGSSTDCQDLVADFMDLDKSSGLSLPVLALTHDVAAMTAIANDVGFENVFVRQVIAFGKPGDIAMGFSTSGNSENVVLGLAQAKRQGLLTIAISGYDGGKLAQNAAIDYCFVARNEHTPRIQEGQATIAHILVRLVKALMTSRS, encoded by the coding sequence ATGAGCCAGTCTCAATCCGGTTCGGAATTTGATCAGTTATTTTATCCAGGGTTGTTTGCCAGTCCCAAGACTTCCGTGAATGTCGCCGACGTTTTGCAGCAGGTCACGATGTCTACTCGGCAAAAATGCCAAGAGACAATCGCCTTACGCCGCGAAATTCATCAAAATGCCCATCATCAACTGGTTACGGCGGCTAAAGCTATGGCCGAGCGTTTTGCTCAAGGTGCTATGTTGCTAGCCATGGGCAATGGCGGCAGTAGTACCGATTGTCAAGATCTGGTGGCGGATTTTATGGATCTTGACAAATCATCCGGGCTGTCTTTGCCGGTATTGGCGTTGACCCATGATGTGGCTGCGATGACTGCGATCGCTAATGATGTGGGTTTTGAGAATGTGTTTGTCCGCCAGGTGATTGCTTTCGGGAAACCCGGGGATATCGCGATGGGATTTTCCACAAGTGGTAATTCAGAAAATGTCGTGTTGGGTCTGGCTCAAGCCAAGCGTCAAGGTCTCTTAACCATCGCCATTTCGGGGTATGATGGCGGGAAACTTGCCCAGAATGCGGCCATTGACTACTGCTTTGTTGCCCGCAATGAACACACACCGCGTATCCAAGAAGGACAAGCGACCATTGCCCACATTCTTGTCCGACTCGTCAAAGCCCTCATGACATCAAGGTCCTAG
- a CDS encoding HypC/HybG/HupF family hydrogenase formation chaperone, with product MNSSSPLFVAVPGLPIYEAHCVTCSDELQKFRVVAIDTDQWIAHVRGDNEDIWIDITFVPDLQVGDDVLCHGGTALAKVTEGNDK from the coding sequence ATGAACTCTTCCTCACCTCTATTTGTGGCAGTTCCAGGACTGCCGATTTACGAGGCTCATTGTGTGACCTGTTCTGATGAATTGCAGAAATTTCGCGTGGTTGCGATTGATACCGATCAATGGATAGCCCACGTGAGGGGAGACAACGAAGACATCTGGATAGATATCACCTTTGTTCCCGATCTTCAAGTGGGCGATGACGTGTTATGCCATGGGGGTACTGCCCTGGCTAAAGTGACAGAAGGGAATGACAAGTGA
- a CDS encoding HypC/HybG/HupF family hydrogenase formation chaperone has protein sequence MCLAIPGRVTEIVDRERDIAKVDVTGIKRNVSITLLKSLGIEPGDWVLVHVGFAMSKIDEQEAQETLAMLQELGTSLDDEFDLWDTSQIE, from the coding sequence ATGTGTTTAGCAATTCCTGGGCGGGTTACGGAGATTGTTGACCGGGAACGAGACATTGCCAAAGTCGATGTGACCGGGATTAAACGCAATGTGAGTATTACGCTATTAAAGTCATTGGGGATTGAACCCGGAGACTGGGTCCTCGTTCACGTCGGATTTGCCATGAGCAAAATTGATGAGCAAGAAGCCCAAGAAACATTAGCGATGCTGCAAGAATTGGGAACGTCACTCGATGATGAATTTGATTTGTGGGATACCTCGCAAATTGAATAA